In Nitratireductor mangrovi, the genomic window GACGATGTTGGAGCGCGCGACACGCGAATGCAGGATGTCGCCGCAGATCGTTACCGTCAGGCGTTCGAGCCTGCCCTTGGCGCGGCGGATGGTGAGCGCATCGAGCAGCGCCTGGGTCGGGTGCTCATGGGCGCCATCGCCGGCATTGACGACCGAACAGCCGACCTTCTGGGCCAGGAGAGCCGCCGCGCCGGCCGAGGCATGGCGGATGATCAGGATGTCGGGCCGCATGGCGTTGAGCGTCATCGCAGTGTCGATGAGCGTCTCACCCTTCTTCACCGAGGAACTGGCGACGGCCATGTTCATGACGTCGGCGCCGAGCCGCTTGCCGGCCAGTTCGAAGGAGGACTGGGTGCGGGTCGAGGCCTCGTAGAAGAGGTTGATCTGGGTGCGGCCACGCAGGGTCGCCGATTTCTTTTCGGGCTGACGCGACAGCGCAACGGCGCGGTCGGCGCGGTCGAGCAACAGCGTGATGTCCTGTGGGGAAAGGTCCCGGATGCCCAGCAGATGGCGGTGCGGGAAGAGCGGAAGGTCCGTTTGCTGGGTCATCTCAAGCCGCTGCTATAGGCACAACGATCACCCACGGCAAGCGCGCCCGGCACGGCGGGCGGGCGTTCTCCCCAGCCAAGTGGGCGGGGCGCCGCGGTCGCGGCAGCGGTTGCGCTCGGCGACGAATAGTGTTCGCGTGGCTGCGGCAAGCTAAGCTATAACCGCTCGGTCATTGCGGTGAGGGGATTCTTCATTGACGCACGAGGTTACCAATCAGCCGCCCTCGCTCTGGGGAACGAATGCGTGGCGCGGCGACCCGTTGCTGGTGCAGCTTTGCGAGGATTTTTCCCCCGAGGTGCGCAAGGATCTCGACGCCGTTGGCCGTTTCGTCATGTCGGCGGAAGCGCAGGATCTGGCGCGGCTCGCCAATGCCGAGACGCCGCATCTGCGCACCCATGACCGGCAGGGCCGGCGCCTCGACCAGGTCGAGTTCCATCCCGCCTACCACGCCCTGATGCGGCGCTCGGTCGCCAACGGCCTGCACTCCTCGATCTGGGAAAACAGCGAGAGCGAGGCCGGCCGCCGTCACCAGGTGCGCGGCGTGCGTTTCTTTCTGACGGCGGGGCTGGAATGCGGGCACCTGTGCCCGATCACCATGACCAGCGCATCGCTGGCCGCGCTGATGGCGTCACCGAAACTGTTTCGCGAATGGGCGCCGCGCGTCACCACACGCAAATACGACCAGTCGCACAAGCCGCCGGCGGAAAAGGCCGGCCTGACGCTCGGCATGGGCATGACCGAGAAGCAGGGCGGCACCGACGTTCGCGCCAACATGACCACGGCGGAACCGGCCGGCAAGAATTTCTACCGCATCACCGGCCACAAATGGTTCATGTCGGCGCCGATGTGCGACGCCTTCCTGGTGCTGGCGCAGGCGCCGGAGGGGCTCTCCTGCTTCCTGGTGCCGCGCATCCTGGCCGACGGCAAGGTCAACGGGTTCCGCTTCCAGCGGCTGAAGGACAAGCTCGGCAACCGCTCCAATGCGTCGTCGGAGGTGGAATTCGTGCAGGCGATCGGCGAACTGGTCGGCGAGCCGGGCGCCGGCATACGCACGATCATGGACATGGTGACGCTGACGCGGCTCGACTGCTCGCTGGCCTCGGCCGGGATCATGCGGGCCGCGATGTTCGAGGCCGTGCACCATACGCGGCACCGCAAGGTGTTCGGCTCGATGCTGGTCGACAAGCCCTTGATGATCCGGGTGCTGGCCGACCTGGCGCTCGAGGTCGCCGGCGCAACCGCGCTCGCCTTCCGCCTGGCGCGGGCGTTCGATGAGGCAGCGGAAAACCGCGGCGCGGCCGCTTTTGCCCGCGCCATGACGCCGGTGGTCAAATACTGGGTCTGCAAGATCTGCCCGAGCGTCGTCTACGAGGCGATGGAGTGCCTGGGCGGCAACGGTTATGTCGAGGAGGCGCCGCTTGCCCGCCACTACCGCGAAGCGCCGCTCAACGCGATCTGGGAAGGCTCCGGCAACGTCATGGCGCTCGACCTGCTACGGGTGCTGAAGCAGGCGCCGAACCTGCTCGACGCCGTGCTCGACGACATCCAGACCGATCTCGGGCCGAGCGGCAGCGGCACGGCCGAGGTGTTGCGGGCGGCCATCGGCGTGGCGCGCACCGACGAGGGGGCCGGGCGCATCCTCGCCGAGCAACTGGCGCTGGCGGCGGCAGCGGCCGAACTGCGCCGGCTCGGCGCCGGCCATATCGCGGACGCCTTCGTGGAGACGCGGCTCGCGGGCCAGTGGCGCAGCACTTACGGCATGCTCGATGCGCGCCATGACGCGCGCATGATCGTCGATACGCTCTATCCGGACATGATGTAGCCGGTGACGGCAAGGACGGCCGGAATCGAGAAGAAGGCCACCACCGTCTGCAGCGTGGTCACCGCGGCGTAGAGCTCGGCATCGCCGCCGAGCTGGCGGGCGAGCAGGAAGCCGTTCATGGCCGTCGGCACCGCCGCGCAGAGGGCGAGATAACGCAACTCCTCGCCGCCGACGCCGCAGGCCAGACCGAGGCCGATCAGAAGCACCGGAAACACCGCCAGCTTCATGAACACCGGTACCCACATCGCCGTACGGGCCTTGAGCATGTCCGCCGGCCTGAGCCCGGCGCCGATGGTCAGCAGACCCATGCCCAGTGCGGCGCGTCCGACCAGGTTCAGCGTCTGGTTGAGGGGAGGGTAGAGCTCCCATGGCAACGCCCGCACAAAAAGCGCGGCCAGCGCCGACAGGATGAGCGGATTGCGCGCAATCGCCGCCGCGACGTGGCCCCAATCCGCGTTGCGGTCGGCGAAGCGGGTCACGACGGCAACCGACATGACGTTCACCGGGACGATGATGGCGGCCATCACCAGGGCGACCACGGCGGCGCCGGCAGCCGGGAAGATGCGCTCGGCGACCGCCAGTGCCATGAAGCCGTTCCAGCGCACCGAGGTCTGGAAGATCGAGGAATATTCGGCTGCGCTCGCCCAGCCAGCGGCGCGCAGCAACGGCCACGAGGCCAGTGTGATGGCGCCCATCAGCAGGATGCCCAGGATGAGCGCGGCCAGCATGGCATCGAGGCTCAGCCCGGAAAAGTCCGCGTTCAGGATCGTGATGAAGAGCAGCGCAGGATAGAGGAACCAATAGCCGAGCTTTTCCAGTCCGGGCCAGGCCGCGTCGTCGACGATCGGCAGCCGGCGCAGAAGATTTCCCGCAACGATGAGCAGGAAGATAGGCAGGATGCTCTCGAAGGTCGCGACCATGGGTGGGAGGAGGCTGTGGGGCGTTTGAGGCAGGAAGGTTCGGCTTAGGCGGCGAACACGCCGCTGTAAAGCGGCAGCCGGGGCGCAGCCGTTAACCTTAACGAATGGTTTCCATTGCGGGCGGCGGGCCACCCCGGCACTGTGACGCGATGCAAGCGGAAACGATATGAAACGGGTACTCGGCCTCTTTGTCCTGGCCTACTGGTCGGCGTTTTTCGGCGTCCTGGCCTTTGCCGCGCTCACCGGCGTCGGGGGCGGGACCGGCTTCGCCTTCGAGGCCTGGCAGATCGAAAGCTGGCCGAGCACGATGTCGCCGCTGCAGTCGACCGTCGTGGCGACGGTTCTCGCCTTCGGCTACAGCCTGTGCGCGGTGCTGTTCATCTGGACGCTGATCGCGACGCTGTTCGGCAACCCGATCGACGACGGCGATACGGACGAGATCGCCCGGCTGGCCTTCGCGGTGGCGATAGGGCTTGCCACGGTGCTGATGATCGCCGGCGCCGTCTATGGCGGCAGCGGTCCCTTCTTCGCCTCCTCGGTGCAGGTCGTCGCACTGCTGGTCTCCTATGTCGCCATCCGCGCCGAGGGTTCGCTGCCGATCGCGGCGCGTGAGGACGAGGATGACGGGATCGGGGCGGCGCGCATGATGGCGCTGGGCGCGGCCCACAGTTCCATGCTTTCGAAACTTTCAGGCCGTCCGGACGGCGGAACGCGGGGTCTCTGATGCGTTACATTCTCGTCTTCTGGGCACTGCCGATGGGCTTCTTCTGGTCCTGGTTCCTGCTCGCCTACAACGACATCAGCTTCGGCATGCTGTTCCTGAGCCGCGAGCTCTATGACCGCGTCTTCATGGTCTACGGCCATATCACCGGCATTGCGCCGGACGCGTTGCCGGCGCTGATCGCCCGTGCCTGCATCGTCGATACCTTCCTGATCTTCGGCATCTTCGCCTTCCGTCGCCGCCGCGATATCGCGGCCTGGATCGCGGTGCAGCGCCAGCGCTACTCGGGCGAGGCCGCCACTCCGAGGGCCTGAAGCCGGTCAAGGACGCCCTGAAGGATGAAGGCGGCGGCGGCCGAATCGATCCGCTCGCCGCGCTTCCTGCGCGAAACGTCCATCTCGATCAGGACGCGCTCCGCAGCCACTGTCGACAGCCTTTCGTCCCAGAACAGGAACGGCATGTCGGTAAGGCGCGCCATGTTGCGCACGAAGGCACGGCTTGCCTGAGCGCGCGGACCCTCCGACCCGTCCATGTTGACCGGCAGCCCCATCACGACGGCGCCGACGTTCTCCGCCTGGAACAACGCGAGCAGCGCCTCGGCGTCCCTGGTGAACTTCTTGCGCGTGATGACGTTACGCGGATGGGCGAAGGAAAGTCCGCGATCGGAGACGGCGACGCCGATCGTCTTGTCGCCGAGGTCGAGAGCGGCGAGCGTACACCCGGGACCGAGCGCGGCCGCCAGTTCCTCGATCAAAATCACCGGCATTTGGTTGCTGTCCTTTCATCCCGGCGCGGTCACGGTCTATCGTGCGCCAACCGATCATAATGGAGGAACGAGATGAAGATCACCTGGCTCGGACATTCGGCGTTTCGCGTGGAGGCGGGCGGCGCCACGATCATGATCGATCCCTTCCTGACCGGAAATCCGTCGCTCTCGGCGGGCTGGGAAGAGCTTTCCGCCGGCGCGACGCATGTTCTGTTGACCCATGGCCACAACGACCATGTCGGGGATGCCGTCCCAATCCTGAAGAAGACCGGGGCGATGCTCGTCTCCAGCTTCGAGGTCTGCATGTATCTCGTCGGCCAGGGCGTCGACGACGGCAAGATCAACCCGGGCAATCATGGCGGCACGGTGGATTGCGGCGGCTTCACGACCACCTTCGTCAACGCGCTGCATTCCTCCTCCTTTGCAGGCGAAGGCGGCAAGAACACCTATCTCGGCAATCCCATGGGGCTCGTGCTGCATTTTCCCGACGACAAGACCCTCTATCACATGGGCGATACCGACATCTTTTCCGACATGGCCCTCATCAACGAACTGCACGCTCCGCAGATCGGCCTGGTGCCGATCGGCGACCGCTTCACCATGGGCGGGGCGGTGGCGGCGCTTGCCTGCCAGCGCTTCTTCAAGTTCGAGACGGTGATCCCGTGCCACTACGGGTCGTTCCCGATCATCGACCAGACCGCCGACAAGTTCGTCGCCGGCCTGGAGGGATCCGGGGTCAAGGTGCTCGTTCCGGAGGTCGGAAAGGCCACCGACGTCTGACCGCGTTTTGCAGGATCGCCGGTGCGCGGCTACCCCTGCGGCGCCGACCGGGCCCGTGCTGGGAAAGCAAGGCCGCACTCCGCGGCCTTTCTCCTTGCGAGGTCTCAAACATGAAAGCGTTTCTTGCAGCCGCCGCCCTGCTGGCCGCGACACTGCCGCTTAGGGCGGAGGAGTTCATTTCCGGGGTCTACGCCGAAACGCCCGAACTTTGCGCCAAGGCCAGGGGCGAGGGTCTGGGCGCCGTGCTTGAGGG contains:
- a CDS encoding acyl-CoA dehydrogenase family protein, whose amino-acid sequence is MTHEVTNQPPSLWGTNAWRGDPLLVQLCEDFSPEVRKDLDAVGRFVMSAEAQDLARLANAETPHLRTHDRQGRRLDQVEFHPAYHALMRRSVANGLHSSIWENSESEAGRRHQVRGVRFFLTAGLECGHLCPITMTSASLAALMASPKLFREWAPRVTTRKYDQSHKPPAEKAGLTLGMGMTEKQGGTDVRANMTTAEPAGKNFYRITGHKWFMSAPMCDAFLVLAQAPEGLSCFLVPRILADGKVNGFRFQRLKDKLGNRSNASSEVEFVQAIGELVGEPGAGIRTIMDMVTLTRLDCSLASAGIMRAAMFEAVHHTRHRKVFGSMLVDKPLMIRVLADLALEVAGATALAFRLARAFDEAAENRGAAAFARAMTPVVKYWVCKICPSVVYEAMECLGGNGYVEEAPLARHYREAPLNAIWEGSGNVMALDLLRVLKQAPNLLDAVLDDIQTDLGPSGSGTAEVLRAAIGVARTDEGAGRILAEQLALAAAAAELRRLGAGHIADAFVETRLAGQWRSTYGMLDARHDARMIVDTLYPDMM
- a CDS encoding DUF6105 family protein translates to MRYILVFWALPMGFFWSWFLLAYNDISFGMLFLSRELYDRVFMVYGHITGIAPDALPALIARACIVDTFLIFGIFAFRRRRDIAAWIAVQRQRYSGEAATPRA
- a CDS encoding aspartate carbamoyltransferase catalytic subunit, encoding MTQQTDLPLFPHRHLLGIRDLSPQDITLLLDRADRAVALSRQPEKKSATLRGRTQINLFYEASTRTQSSFELAGKRLGADVMNMAVASSSVKKGETLIDTAMTLNAMRPDILIIRHASAGAAALLAQKVGCSVVNAGDGAHEHPTQALLDALTIRRAKGRLERLTVTICGDILHSRVARSNIVLLNAVGARVRVVAPSTLLPAGIERMGVEVSRTMAEGLKGADVVMMLRLQRERMAGALVPSIREYFRYFGLDAEKLRLANDDALVMHPGPMNRGVEIASAIADGPQSVIEEQVEMGVAVRMAVMEALLDPRRNESEAR
- a CDS encoding metal-dependent hydrolase encodes the protein MKITWLGHSAFRVEAGGATIMIDPFLTGNPSLSAGWEELSAGATHVLLTHGHNDHVGDAVPILKKTGAMLVSSFEVCMYLVGQGVDDGKINPGNHGGTVDCGGFTTTFVNALHSSSFAGEGGKNTYLGNPMGLVLHFPDDKTLYHMGDTDIFSDMALINELHAPQIGLVPIGDRFTMGGAVAALACQRFFKFETVIPCHYGSFPIIDQTADKFVAGLEGSGVKVLVPEVGKATDV
- a CDS encoding AEC family transporter, whose product is MVATFESILPIFLLIVAGNLLRRLPIVDDAAWPGLEKLGYWFLYPALLFITILNADFSGLSLDAMLAALILGILLMGAITLASWPLLRAAGWASAAEYSSIFQTSVRWNGFMALAVAERIFPAAGAAVVALVMAAIIVPVNVMSVAVVTRFADRNADWGHVAAAIARNPLILSALAALFVRALPWELYPPLNQTLNLVGRAALGMGLLTIGAGLRPADMLKARTAMWVPVFMKLAVFPVLLIGLGLACGVGGEELRYLALCAAVPTAMNGFLLARQLGGDAELYAAVTTLQTVVAFFSIPAVLAVTGYIMSG
- the ruvX gene encoding Holliday junction resolvase RuvX; translation: MPVILIEELAAALGPGCTLAALDLGDKTIGVAVSDRGLSFAHPRNVITRKKFTRDAEALLALFQAENVGAVVMGLPVNMDGSEGPRAQASRAFVRNMARLTDMPFLFWDERLSTVAAERVLIEMDVSRRKRGERIDSAAAAFILQGVLDRLQALGVAASPE